The Dasypus novemcinctus isolate mDasNov1 chromosome 13, mDasNov1.1.hap2, whole genome shotgun sequence genome segment AATAACATGAGCCAGCATCTCTAAAGCAGAGTGTTTACAAGAAGACAAGCTGAAGAAACTggcaggaagaaaatattagacCTTCTActcaatatttactttttatgcCATCCTTAAATTTCTATTTTGTATATGTTTTATAATATACATATTAAATCAGTACAGTGCTAGatataatttaatatatgtatgtatatatttttaataaggaATTTATGTTCAGGAACTTTTTACTGATCCAGATGTGTGTTCAAAAGGTTTGGCGAGTTTTTCTGAAATACCAATGAGTGCCTCTAAATATGCTTAAATTCACTAGAAACATACAAAGCTATTTTTTAGAACTTTGGAATCACAATACAAATTTTGAGATCAGGGTGAAACAATACTGTTAGACCAGACACCATACAATGCCCAGCGTGAATGGAACTGAAGGGATACTTCATCAATAGCCTCAAGTTCCAATTCCAGAGTTCCAAGCTCTTGTTTATCTTTCCTTCCATGCCTAATTGACTAATAATATAGAGAACTAGAAACTGTGCCAGGTAAAGTGATTCAATAGTCagtgctgccttttttttttaatctctaaaaTAGTAGTATATACATCCTTCAAGAATgtttccagttaaaaaaaaaaatccagtatccttttaaAGGCTCATGGGTCTATTTTCTCCATCAAAActtgagaaaaaatttttttaatgtattaaaaattcaaaatatagaaaaaaaaaattgaacctaTATTTTCACTCTAGAAAGTTTTAAGGTTTACCTTTTGAGGGCCGCTGGATTCTTCAATTGTgtactagagaaaaaaaaaatcaatggaagtGTCCACCCTTGAACACACAAAATATGTCATGAGGAATATAACACTACAAAAGCACTGAGTAACTTAAAAAAGATTCTCAAGTCAGACATGTGATtttgattttgtatttttaaaaatcagcatatAAACAAGAAAAGTTTAGAAATCACATGAAAACCCATTCTAGATTGGAATAAATGCAGTGGTTTGCTGGCACTGGCTCTGAGCCAATTGTGTACATCTGTTCTCAATACCCAAGTGGTACTTCGAAATCAGTCACAGTAGGAGtaatttacaccacagaaattggCAAACACTACAATTCAGGGCTTCTTTCCCCCAAAGAGCCTAGTTGTTAAAGATTTTCCAGCATACCACTGAATGAATAGGGACAAGAGCAGAAGAAAAGCTAAGATAATCATATACAGTAGATGCTCCAAAATCCCGTTCAACCTGCTCCCCTTCTTTAACTGAGGCTGTTGCCCCATAGCATTCGTGCTAGCAAAGTGGCTAGTGACAGGTACCAACTACAGTTACCAAAATTAAGTCTGCAGTGAGTACTAACCTTAAATGGTGTATCACCTTTTGATGCTAAGAAGAACTCTGTAGATGTTCAAAAGATTTTCCAGGAAGGAGGTAGTCTAAAAATAGAACGGTCTGCCTCATACTTTCGAGCTAAGGTTGtaaactttcatttaaaaaaaggaaaaaaaaaaaaaatatatatatatatatatatataaaacacacacAGAAGTTCCCCATTATTTGCTGATCTCAGAGAGAAGGCCGATCATCATCAATCTCTTAAGGCCTCATAGCTCTCAGAGGCTTCAGGACAGGTTTATAGAAAGAAGACTCACTAAAACTAGGACGATGCACTTTGGCTGAGTTTCAATGGTGCCCTTAGTTCCCAGGCACCGCTGTGCTAAGACAGTATATTATCAAAGATATTATctctaaaaacaaaccaatggcTTTTTTCCTTTAAGTCAGAAAAGATATAACAACTTTTGtactttcaaattttaaaatttctagttaACTCAAGCCATCAATATTTACTTATCATTTAatgtacaaaatatttattaaaactaTTTCAAAGTGCTACTGAGAGGTCTAATTTCGAACAAGCAAACTAGGTAATTCAATATGAGGACAAAGTCCAATATGTCTGTTTTCCATCACTATTGAACACTACCGTTCAACACTACTATTGCACATCTAGAAACAGAACTTTCAGCTGCTAACCAGAAATCAATCAGTAACAAGTCTCcaatactatatatataaaaggCAGCTCCCTGAATATTTTCCCCTCACTACTACAGAACTAGCATAGATGTTTTATACAAGAGCTTCTCTATAtactgtaaattaaaaaatttaaattgagaATTATGCATCTGGAAGATGCTGATTTGTCCTACTGCCATTCTGAGCCCTCAAGTCCCTACTCCCTGATTCCATTTAGTTCATGTGACTCAATTATAACAAACGATTTCTAGGGTTAAAAGAACAGTGTGATGGGCAGGGTGGTGGTGGCAGGGGTGGCACATAATTTCATCTGGGACCTTAAAGCCAAATACATCTACACAAGGTTCCaatgtgatgatgatgatttcaaTTCAGTCTGAGGGATGAACCAATCTGTCTGCACCTTGCCTTGATTATCATATGGTAATATCCTATAAATGTGGtaatttagaaatgaaaaccTGTATTTTTCACTACTAATATAGACAATCCAATCCATATGTATGAGCATTCCCAAATGAACTCTGCTCctccctaattaaaaaaataaaaataaaaaggaaagaaataagcacATCTTTACCTCACTACTGGTTAGAAGACTATATACTTTGCATTTCACCCTCCTAATCACATCTTGAAAACTATCACCACCTCTAACAACCTTAAATTTAAAAGGCAAGAAGACAAATATACATtagaaaatgagataaaataaacaaaaaaaagtaaagagtCCTTTGAGTGTCTTCTAAGTGGGAAAAAGCCCCTTGTACTGTTTCAGGTTATTCAGTTGAATTCTTTACTCAAAAGTGCCATAACTTTTCAAAAAACTTGGGTTCAATCTTAAAAGTCACCACTTACCATGCTGTAGTCTATGGGTGTAAAATTATCCCCGAGAACAGACATTTCTATGCTAGCTGTGGGGGATGATATTCTTACTAGATGTTCCAAACACCATCTTAAACCCCTGGTTTAAAAATCTTCCTATGCTGAAACAGACTGACTTCATGCTCTCTTGACGGTTCAGACAAGATCACACATATGGCGAAGAGACCAACCCTGAATAAATGTAAACAAGATGCCTCTTTGTGGAGTTGCTTACATAGGTAACAGTTCACAACTAAATGTAGTCTCCCCAAAATATACTGCTCCCATCTTACTCTATCTGAATAGGAATGATTCTTTTTCCTCCACGGCTTATGAACAGCTTTCAGTGGTTCAACAGAGCACACTTAGTCCTAAAGATGGCCAATATCACTTGACCAAtgtttctttaaataataaactcagcataaatttttttccttcccaaaaggTCACAAtagaaaggaataaaaggaataaCTTTGTTCTTAATTGCTCTTGCAAAGTATAAAGACTAAATCCCaccaaaaatttctttaaaacaaagctcaaaatatggaaggaaggaagggggcaggggaggaggcagggagggaagtgGAGTTTAGACTCCAATTAAGGCATTTTTATACACAGTCCAACTTGAGTCCTATTTAAAGGGCATCCTATTCAATGGAGAAgaatggcaaaaaacaaaaaaatcacaatagtCTATTATCAGCTTTGTGGAATTATCAATTGCTCACTTCAAATGTAACCATGTTGAATGTCTGTTTCTCTGTTCCATGGTTCTTGCATTCCACAAGGGCAGAGGTTATGTTTTCTGTAGGTCTGGGGAAAACGGGCCTGGGGTGGAAGGTCCATCCAGGCTAGACAGAGTGAATGGCCCATGACTGTTCAGTACAGAAGGaaactgagaaagaaaataaagcacattAACATCTTATTACTCAACCCCAACTTTTACTTTCTGTCCCTACTATATTCCCTGGGGTAGAACACAACAGGCTTCTGCAGTGGCTCACACAACCTGTTCCTTTCAAAAGTAATTGTTTATCATGGTGGAATATAGTGCCCTAACAAAAACTTcgaagaaaaaaattgtttgtcCTACATGGTAAATAACAACACTCTCCAACCTATCTGATGgagtgaaaaaagaataaatctatACCTTCCCTCATTTCTTAGGTACACAGATTTACTTCCCACCTCATTCCCAAAAAAGTTTTAGACAGTTCAGCAAATGACAATATGCATTATAGAGTATAATTCAATTATAGAGCAAATCATGGTCTCTCAAAAAATGGGTCCAGAAAAGTTCCAAAAGAAATGCCCATCTGTTAACTCTCTCCTGGTACAGAAAGTTACAGAGTACTCATCCTAGAAAAGGTTTCCTCATCATGTGTTTTGAAATCAATTCCATGGGGAGATTCCAGGCTAAACCTATGTGAGCACTATGACTCTGCTTAAGGACtcagatcacacaactcaattaTCTGTGAGTGGGAGgtaaagaaacacacaaaaaaaggaaatgtggAAAATTCTCAGTTCTCTTTGTATTCAATAATTTAGGACTTTTTGCAAAcatttttcctttacatttctaaagaacaatgaaaaattaaattatgaaatGCAAGGATAATCACCCCTGAATAAATCACTCAACCACAAAAAAGTCTACAAGTTATAAAGTGTACATATTTTCAGCAAAATAATGGTTAAAAACTTTAAGACCTTTCctaatttcttgataaaaagctaacattcatttctaaaaatacgtatttaaaatgttgatatcaattctgagaaggaagtgcGAGTATTTGATATGCTATTATAaaaacttttctgtatttttttaaatcctcaacTAAAAGGGGAAACCTTTGTGCTGAAAGATTGccccaaaatataaatatatatcttttataatgttttctaaaaatggaggatttctagtattttaaatgacagaaaaacTGATTGGTTTAATATTTACTACGGTATTAAAAAATTCTTGGTCTAACTCAAATATAATCTTACACAATGAAGACACTTTCCTGCAAATACTTATCTGAGCTGTTTTGCTCGCTATGGCATTAACAgagaaattcaaaaataaaaatacttattaaatataggTTTTTGGTGATTCAACTGAACAGTGGGACATGCCTTTTGCCTATTTCTTCATTTAACATGCTCTGATTAGAAGAGACAGACTTTTATGCAATTTACCTGGAAAAGTGTGTTAGCACCTTGCAATCTGGCTGGACTTAGGGGAGCAACAGGGCTGAGAGTACTCCAAAAGTGGATGCTGGAGAGCAAGGGGCTAGGAGTCAGTAAGATGGGTGtctataataaacaaaacaaaaatactcaTCAAATGACTTACCAGGATTATGTTCTCTCCCTACACTAGCACATCAATAGCCCTGAACCCAAAAAACATCCTATTCTCCACCCCAAATATCTCCAAGTCTGAAAATGTATCATCAGGAAAAACTCAAATTATTTTTACAAcctaagaaagagaaaagtcaaaATGGTTATTCTTTAACCCAGCTTTTATAGGGTGCTTCCCAAATAAGAGAACCCACTTGAATTCAGGCGGAGGCCTACTGGGTTACTGGgtcaaaaatatttcttccatAATAATAAAGGTCTGGGAGTAATCTATTAAAATGTTAGATGAGCAAGTTAATAAATACCTAATGTAACCATAAAAACTTGTTACTCAACATCACACCAGTCATTTTTCTTAAGGTTCTCAGGACCTAATGCTTTCTAGCCTGAGATtatcactatttttttaataagatatcatgcagttttataaGCCCCAAACAAgggaatatttattttctttaggaggaagtaaaaaaagccaaaatatttGCTTagaacaataaattttttaacgAAATACTATAAACCTTTTATTTTGGCAgtattttttgtggattttttttttttttttaggtactggggttggggattgaacccaggaccttgtatgctggaagcaggcactcaacaactgagccacattggctcccccgagttagttcttttttttctgtttcatttgtttgcttgtagtttgtttttgtttttttaggagacaccagggtccagatccaggacctctcatgtgggaagtaggcactcaaccacttgagccacatccactcccaattcTGGCAGTTTTAACTGAGGTAAGGAATTAGGTTACTTTTTAAGACAAGTCTTGGTAGGAGAATGAGAATATGAGGGTATAAATTTGTTTCCAAAGGTGATTAAATGCAAACAATAGTGGCACTAAAAAGAAAGAGCTACCTGTGAAAAAAGTGCTGGTGTAAGAGAAGCTGTTGGGAGAGATGGGCTTAATATACCCAGAGGACTTGGATCACTGCCTGTGATCACAAGGGTAGGTGCCAGTTCTAACCCttttggtttcttggatcttGACGAATTATTTGTTTTGTCCTTTTCTGGCAAAACTGAGTCCTGGTCTTTAGGCTCCAGCGACATGTTCTCAGGAAGTTCCATAGACTGAGAAGTCACTGAATCAATGTCTGTGTCAATGTCTGGGTTAGAACTGAGTGGCGGTGAAGGTGTTCCAGGAGGTTCCTGCAAAGAAGGGGACAGGGATGGAAGAGGTGTGGTGGTAAAGGTGGTAGATACGTTGGAAGCAGAGGTCCGGGCTTCCAGGGAAGGCAGTTTCGGAGAAACCAAAGTCCCCAATGCTTGGATAGTTTCTTCTGAAGATGGAGAAATACTTGAGCCAGTTGAAATAGTTGTGGTAACATGTTCAAGTGGTGGCTTTTTGGAAGGTGTTGTTACAAATTTGATAACAGATGGCGTTGCCTCCTGAGGAGATTTTTTCTCTGCCAATTTCTCAGCTGGATTCTCAATCTTTATAGATTTGAAAAGCTTCATATTGGAGGAGTTCAAAGAGTTCAGAGTAAATGAAGAATATAAGCCAGAGTGTATGTAATCATTGCGGCTTGAGGTCTTGGCACCAGGCTGAGATGGTTTCTCTTTCCCTCCAGTCTCCACATCTTTAGAGCTGCTGCTGACTTCACTGAAGCTTAAAGTTTCATAATCTCCCTCAATCCTGCCCACTGTCATTGGATCCATGTTCAAAATCTCTGGGTATGAGACAAACTTGTACACAAACTTCTGACCATTCACCTTTTTGATGATATTCTGTTGGTAATTAAAATAAGCATTCTTAAAGCTTCAAAATAATCCAAATGTATCTTATCTAGTCATACCAAGCACAGTCCCTACCATTACTGGGCATAAATTAAGGCAAGCAcatttaaatttaactaaattaaTATGTTATATAAAAGCTGAAAGATTTTAATTGTTTAACACTCTTAaccaaatatttgaataaaatcagaaatcactGAAGTGCAATCTCAAATCATTCCAAAGGTACAAGCCACATTTTCTAAGTAAGCAAAAAGGAATTTAGGATATTACTTCTGCTAAGGGCCCAATTCATTCAGAAATTCATTCAGATCTCAGCTTCtcattctaattcttttttttttaagccatggATTTTGCCTCTGTgcccaagaatattttcaaaattactagaaattaaacaaaaaacaatttcaaCTAAGAAATCAACTCTAAGTATTAGCAACTATTCTTTTAAGTATTGATTTGTGTTCCAAAGgttaaactaaaaacaaaaattaagaaaacctaCAAGCACAAGTATTTATATGACAATTTTAAAGTGAACTATGACATATACTTGAATTAGTATTTATCCTCAAtaatctcaaatttaaaaaatcttattctaACACTGTactcactttttcttttaaagaaactgaaagaaaatgtgTGTAATGTGAATAAGAGTTTGTAGAAGTACATCTGGAACATTAAACCTTTCATCCAAATTCCAAACTgccaaaactttaaaataaactgCATGTAAATAAACTAGCACATTATTACCTATAACCTCAAGGGAAGAGAAGGAACAATTCTTGTTTTGAGATTTTCTATCTAGTTTCAAGATCAGGATGTGTATTACCTTCACATAATAGTATCTAAGGGCTCGGCTGAGTTTGTCATAATTCATGTTAGGCTTGTTCTTGCGAATCCCCCAGAGACGAGCTACTTCTTCTGCTTGTAAAAgcttgaattctccatcattagAGGTCCAGCAGATCATGTGCTTGTTCTGAGGCTCCTGTAGGAGCTGAAGGAGGAACTGCCACAGGGTGATAGCACTGTCCATAGCAGTGAGCTGAAAAGATGAATAGATAAGTTATATAGTAAGATTAACAGCTAACACTTACATAACACTACAGGGcaggcactgttttaagtgctctcaatgtattatttcatttcatctccCCAACAATCCTGTAAGATAGATACTACTGCATACCTCTTATACATATgttcttcttttataaagtgttaagaatatggtgatacaaggAAAAATTACAATAACTATAAagtatggatgatagttaacagtaacagtGTAATATTTCTgcaacaatggcaaagaagatattatatcagttcttttttgtttggttggttttggcttttctctttttcttttttatgtatcaattctaagagacaagaATAAGGAGGTATAAGATGGTATGGGATTCCATtatggaataatggaaatgttctaaaattgactgaggtaatgatagtacaactctgtgatgaaaataagagccactgagtgtacactttgaatggactgtacaaagttTGGTACtgtgtaacacagggaatccagtggtagaagatggactgtggttaacagaacaaagatgagaacattctctcacgaactataacaaatatacaatactaattcagggtgttaataactgggtgggctgggggtaaacacaccaaatgtaagatatgggctatagttagtaatattttgatgatgcctgctatagtttataacaaatgtttcacaatgatgCAAGGTGGTAGTGGGGTGATGTacgggagtcctgtatgatacatgcatgtttgttttgtaagttcacaaattttactatacatttattgtttaggTATGTGGACGTATGAATGATAGACTActataaaattgtattaaaaaataataaaaacagattcataaaaaggttaaataacttgtctaggatggcaaaagtaaataaatgatggAACTGAGGTTTGAACCTGCCAGTATGGATCCAGAGTCCAAACTCTTAAAACTGCTATGCCCTGCTGCTTAAGAAAAGTCCTTCTTCTTATACAGTGAACAACTTTCAGGGAAGATAAAGTTGATACCATAAATTATAGGAACAGACCAGTATTGCCTATCACTGGAGTATCACTGTTACTATATTTCACCTCACATTATCATATTCTCAGAGACCACCATTATTTCAGCATCtatctaaaaaaaaagtttgcttatTTGCcagggtgtgtatgtgtgtgtatatgtgtgcatgtgtctcAGAGGGGCCCAGGGGCTGAGGTATAGTGAATAATCAATCTATTTTTGCTTCACTGGAATTTCCTCTTCAAATAGTTTCCATTATGGCAAATGTAATTTATATGTATACTGGCAGCACTGAGAATCCAGCAAAATGTTCCTTGATTTAATTGACAAGTTCTGTCACCATTCTGTCCACAGGGATTCTATCCAAATGGATCCTTTTATTTGATTAGTGACCTCTGATTATTAAGACATGAATTGAAGAAAAAGCCTTCAAGTTCTAGGATCTCCCTGCCTAGGCCAGGGTTTCTCAACTTCTgcaatattaatattttgggTCAGACAATTCTTCATTATGGGGGCTGTCCTGTATATTGTTCATTAAGTAGCActcctggcctctacccactagacgCCAGTAGCACCTCCAGcccagctgtgacaaccaaaaaggTCTACACACACTGACAAAAGCCCTTCTCCAtgggggggcgggaggaggcAAAATCACTCTAGTTGAGAACTATTGGTTTAGACAGcagaccaccaaaaaaaaaactcTCCTAAAGTTATTCTTCTTGTAAAAATTCCCAACACCTTGACTATTTAGGAAGAATTCTTTAGGGCAGAAACTCAGGCAAAATCTGTTCAAATTCTTCCCAAGAAGCCTATAACTTGAACacctttataaaacaaaacaaaatgttccTTTCTTTACCTAGCAATGAAATCTCAATGAATCAAAATATGGCTTGAAAACAAATCAATTCCACTTAAACCTAACACTACAAAAACAGATgaattaaattacaccaaaatttcAAACATTTATGCAGCAAATGACATTCAtcaaatgaaaagacaatccccagaatgggagaaaatattttcaaatcatgtaTCTTATAAGGACTTACTGCCAGAATATATTAAGCACTCTTACAACtcagttacaaaaacaaaactgaataatTCAATGGAAAAAAAGGGGGCAAAGGATTTacacagacatttcttcaaagaagatatacaaatgggcaataacacatgaaaagatgctcaagtcatataatgaaaatgcaaatcgaaaccacacaaggaaaaaaaaaacacacaagagagaagcagatgtggctcaagcagttgggcacccgcctaccacatgcaagctcctgggtttggttcccaatacCTCTTGGGAAGGGCAACCAGGACAgtgagctggtacagcaagatgattcaacaagatgatgcaacaagacatgAGAGACAGAACAAGATGATACAACGGGGAGTTGCAACAAGAAACAACAggtagggaacagatgtggctcaggcaactgtgtgcctccctcccacacgggaggccctgggtttggtttctgatgcctcctaaaaagacaacgagcagggaagcagatgtggctcaactgagagtgtccgcctaccacataggaggcccagggttcatattcagggcctcctgacttgggtggtgagctggcccacacacagtggcacacaaggaatgctgtgccacgcaggggtgtcccctgcgtagggtagtcccacgcacaaggagcgtgccctgcaaggagagccgtcccgcgcgaaaaaaagcgcagcctgcccaggagtggcactgtacacacggagagctgatgcagcaaaaagacacagcaaaaagagacacagattcctggtgccactgacaagaatgtgagcggacacagaagaacacacaatgaatggacacagagcagacaacagtgggggtggggaagggaagaaaaataaaaattaaatcttcacacacacaaaaaagacaagcagacacagacagcacacaacagacagacagcTGACGGTaggcacaaacaatggggggtgttaaaaaatgaataaataaaataaatctaaaaaaaagaaaccacacaaGATACCACTTAATACCCACTACCACTAGGATGGTTATAATCAACAAGAGAAACAATACCAACTGCTGACGACAATGTGGGGAACCTTGCtgaagggaatgtaaaatggtgcagctgttttggaaaacagtttggcagttcctcagaatgcTTAACGTGGAGTTATcacatgacccagcaactccactctTTGGATATATTCCCCAGAGAATAGAAAAAACATTTCCACATGAAAACTTGAGCATGGATCTTCATAGCATATTATTCATAATACTGAAAAGGAGAACCAACCCAAATAGCCATGAGCTTGCTGGATGGATAGCAAACTATGGTACTTATCTACGGTGCAATATTATTTACttataaaaaggaatcaagtactgatacatgctaaatAGATAAACCTCAAAagcatcatgctaagtgaaagaatctaGACACAAAATATCACAGATTGTCTGATTCCATTTAAGTGAAATGCCCAGTACAGGACATAAAGACAATGAAAATAGAGTACTGGCTACCTAGGGCTGAAGGTGAGGCGGGAAGAGGAATGGgataatgggtacagggtttttGTGTTGGGATTTAAAAATGTTCTACACttagactgtggtgatggttgcacaactctgaatatactaaaaaccaatgAACTGTACGCTTTAAATAGGTGAATTTAATGTATGTGATTATAtcgtaaagattttttttaaaaaacccaaaaacctaaCACTACAAACATGCCAAGGATTAGGCTGAGAAGTATAATTCTAACAGCATACAACTCAGAGAGGACAGGATCCTTAAAAGCAAACACATCTGCTTCCAAAAAGGGCAGCGATAAGGAAGTGGAGGGGAAATTATCTGGGTTCCTGTAACTTTTCTTCAACATTTAAAATGTCCAAAAATCCTCACATTATCACTGTGAAGTTGGCTGTATAGACCATTGTCCAAAAATAAAGATGGGAAAATACTAAAGAATAGAAAGTTAAGAGATGCATTTTATAGACACAGAGTAAAAAAAATGCTGAAGCCATGAACCCAAGTTTCTTTAATCAGTCATGTACTCTATGCAACCTTCCCCCTAGATGGATAAAAGCACTCACACAATGCAGAgggggtatagctcagtggctgagtgcgtGCTTCACAAGAAAGAGGTCCAGGATTCactccccaggacctccta includes the following:
- the ELK4 gene encoding ETS domain-containing protein Elk-4; protein product: MDSAITLWQFLLQLLQEPQNKHMICWTSNDGEFKLLQAEEVARLWGIRKNKPNMNYDKLSRALRYYYVKNIIKKVNGQKFVYKFVSYPEILNMDPMTVGRIEGDYETLSFSEVSSSSKDVETGGKEKPSQPGAKTSSRNDYIHSGLYSSFTLNSLNSSNMKLFKSIKIENPAEKLAEKKSPQEATPSVIKFVTTPSKKPPLEHVTTTISTGSSISPSSEETIQALGTLVSPKLPSLEARTSASNVSTTFTTTPLPSLSPSLQEPPGTPSPPLSSNPDIDTDIDSVTSQSMELPENMSLEPKDQDSVLPEKDKTNNSSRSKKPKGLELAPTLVITGSDPSPLGILSPSLPTASLTPALFSQTPILLTPSPLLSSIHFWSTLSPVAPLSPARLQGANTLFQFPSVLNSHGPFTLSSLDGPSTPGPFSPDLQKT